CCaagcatgttttattaaaacaagcatatgaatagcatgaaaaataaaataaaacccaaaaaagacTTGCATATCCTGACTAAATCCTAGAAAATGGTttgtacctttttgaaaagggtgtttaatataaaatagaacctcatcaaaaatttttacatatctTTCAAAAATGGCctaataagtcaacatatacctatttcaaatgagaaaaaactttaaccctcttgagGCGCCATCttgcgtcaaaataaaaatctgaaaaattaggggattttttttattatttagaaacagtttttccaattaggaacttgattcaaaaataacgaaggCCCTGATGTAAACGCCTTTGTAAAAGGTAGTTTAAAAGCAAGCAGCTATAAGGCATTTATCAAGcaagttttgaatatttttcacttGAAATTTGTTACAAATTTATAATTACGGGAGTTGGCACGCATTTGAAGTTACTAGTTGGTGTACCTACTCAAAAATAGCAcccttaatttcaaaaaatgtgtatttcgATGCGGaataatgttttcaaaatttgtgtCAAAATTCAagtgaaaatattcaaattagTTATGTTATGCTGCGCGTTTTTAAAGGCCCTGTGATGCcattatgtaaaatttttttgttttttgtcgtcaactttctttcaattaaatagaaaagcctaagaaaaataacttttttccagCACCTAGAGTGGTGGTTTAAAGAATTGAAAATAAACTTTACTGTGGTCATCTAAAAGCCCTGACCTCAATCGAAATGAGTATTTCTCGAAAAACTGTCACCTAAGGCcttataaaaaactttaattcttAAACCTTAAACGTTTGCTCAACTCTtagttttcaaatattttttgtaagaaactTCTTTAAACTTTTGTTTCTTATGTTTGCAAACTCTTTCTCAGTCTAtcttttgcattcattaatTACTGAATTTAAAACTATCACGAGTGTTGCGGGAGATGTTACATTGGAGTATTTTTTGTAACGTTATCGATCTATTTGTAGCGTATTTGGTGTCATTATATCTTTGAAGTACCTCTGTATTGATGTATGGACTATCTCTATACGTTTAAGATCAAAAGGGCTCGGCAGCTAGTGGATAGTATTAATGTTTAACTCAGAGATTAGTTTTTGATAGCATGACCAAAGGAATATCCTATGTTTTCAATGTCAACTGTTAAACGAAATAGTTAATTGTATCTCTTCTAAActagttttttggaaaaacgtTATGTCAGGGctttaaaatctaaaaactgttaaaaaatttgAGCATACCAACTTTGATGGCCATTAcagcttttaaaatattacttttCAAACATTGCCAACTTTTTCGAAGTCGAGGtcttttaacaataaaaccaGTCAATGCTGAATTTTGTCCAACAATAATTTAGTTAAAAGATTTGTAAAAGTTGTTTGAGCATTGGCCCATATCAAAACTGCAATTTGTTTTTACTTCGAGCACGCCTAAGATGGTGGGTACCGTGATAAAATTTTCCTTAAACTCCCCTGATTCTTGATTATCtctataaataaagaaaattaatgTCAATTTGACAGGATATTTTCTACTGTCACGGGTGGGAGATAAAAAGAAGCGATCTTGAGGTTGGGTATCTGCTTATAGAATCTTTGTgaatatatttgaaatttttgttcaaatcttTTGACTAAGTACACAACCTTCAATAATAAAAAGTGGAGTAATAGAAAAAGAttgtctttataaaaaaaagtgagtaATAAAGGTAACAATTGTGGCACGTCATTCACACAGGGTGGGACACGTGCGAATTGCTCTGAAGGAAGagagttttttaaaatgaaaaaaataaaccagaaaatcaaaaaatcaatgatGTAAATAactaatagtagagtaactaaagcaaattattagggaacccggccgaacagctctgattttgacgattttttttttcaaacgtaggtaattaaaaatactttaaagtctatagataaaaaattgccggtgttgccgtattgttttttaaaattaaaattaaattttttttaacaaaaccattttttttgcttaaatttcataaaacaaatgatagcaaaagattctctaggtaatttaaggaaaatatatagaaGGCAGTAAggaacaatcttccatcgtttaagcgataaatgcaattttctaacattctgacctcaaacacaaaaaaaatattttgaaaacaacggcaacacctacaatattttaaaatacatttttaaaaagccagaagctcattcttatctcttaaatttaaatccactaaatttgatcaagactttttgaaaaaatggtcctcaaactcagaattaaaaaaaaaaaattatattagaaaaatttaaaatgacttttttccaaactatttctaataaaatatgaatttatttaaaaaaaatttttggccataaatattgaaaagttgaatttcgaagcaaaaaaggtaaaatatatcacacttttgaaaaaaaaaatgaaaaattacttcaatttcaatggttttttttttattaaaactgaatttttgcattgaaataattaattttctcaaagactgtggtaaataggaactttaaatttttgctatttaactttcaacagtaagggttattaaatgaataaaaaataattttatgtttagatgttgaactttaaaaaaaaaataagttaaatttttttttcaaaacttttattaaaaaaagttcttcgaaaatgaaatactttttaatttttttcataaaccgtaatacatattgacatttccttttataatttgaaatcataataaatgcggccaaaaaaaattgaaaataaatgcattttatattacgaccaagtttaaaaaacgacatgttaaaattttttcaataattttttttttcaaaaatctgagttcaattaccattctttcaaaagccgttcattcaattaacttaattttaattttacatatatgactaagcttctagcttttaaaaaatgtatatttgaatattgtaggtgttgccgttgtgttcaaatatttttttttgtgtttgaagtcaattaataagaaaattgcatctatcgcttgaactatggaagattgtccctcactcccatatattttttttccttgaatttcctagacaatcttttggcatcaattaatttatgaaatttaagaaaaatttttgaaaaaaatttgtttttgttcacaaaaatcttcaattaaatttaaaaaatcaaaacggcaacaccggcaatttttaatttatagactttaaagtatttttaattaccgacgtttgaaaaaaaatatcatcaaaatctaagctgttcggccgggttccctaatattgccaatttttgagctttagttactccactataaaataacatttatttagattaaaaaactataaattttgaGTATCAGTTATTCCTGTCAATTTTCTCTGTGTTCGAATGTATGTCCGCTAAAACCTTCTAAACTTGACTGATTTCGACTTTAACGTATGTAAAATTATGACTTAATTTTACTGGTTGGCATTCATAGAATAATCTTATCATAAGTTTCAGTTTAGTAACAGTCTAAtggattaaaataattattttttgtgtggtAAGTAGGAATATCCAAATTTACAAATGGCCCCATAGAACACATCATTGGTTACTCTATAAAGTGTTTCTTCCCAAGATAAATCCTTCTAACAATTTAAGAAATTCCGcccaaaagttaaaaaacaagttccatatttttgttttgttttttattatattgttaTCGTAGTCtacttatttattaaatatatctACACATAATAGTCTCTATTCTTAAATGTTTTACTTATCATTAGAATACACTTAATACATAATACATAGAAAAACACACACTCACGTAAGGAAATTTTAGTTATCAAAAGTTTTGAAGCTACCGAatgaaataaatacataaattcatCACTTCAATAATATCAAATTTACCATAAATTATCATAAAAATCTAGCATtcatatttgtatttaaataacAGAATTCTTTATCCAAAATTCCTTAATCATATCTGAACCCTTTTCCGCAATCATAATAGTCGGTGCATTCGTATTCGCACTTACTAATTTTGGCATTATACTTGCATCGATGACTCGCAATCCTCTAATACCGTATACTCTCAATTGAGGATCTACAACAGCATCTGGATCCCAATATGGACCCATCTTGCAAGTTCCCACCGGATGATAGATGGTAACTGTGTACTGTCGAATCATACATTCCCAATATTCATCTGTAAACATTTGTATATGCAGACAACCTGGCCATTTGATGGCTGATATCTTTGAACCAAATCTTTGCATGGACTTTGTTCTTGATAAAGCCACCGCAATCTTAACACCTTCGACCAATGTTTTTGTATCAAAATCATCAGATAAATAGTTTGGATAGATGTAGGGATAATCAAAAGGATTACCACTTCGAAGTTTTATTGAACCCGTACTACGGGGTCGCAATAACATTGGAATTATACTCCAAGCATCAAagttattgattttttcaaaaactgtaccgTAAAATTTATCTGTAAGTCCGTGAGCCTTTCGTAGCTGAGATCCTCCATCGGAATTTGTTGAACCTGATACAAAATGAAACTCAATATCGGGCCAATCGAGAGATTTATTTGCATATTTCGTATTGACAAATGCCAGTCCTTCAACGCCTCCTAAAATTGTGAGTGGGCCTTGACCAAATACAGCATATTGCAAAACCGTTGATACAGAATGGAATCGACTTTCAACTATCGACACAGGTTGGTTGACCAAAAATGTCAATCCACCTAATCCAATGTGATCCTGCATGTTTTCTCCAACACTTAGCTCTTTTATGACTGGAATTCGATGCTTTGCAAGTTCTTTCCTCTGTCCAATTCCAGAGAGCATCAAAATCTGCGGAGAATTGATTGATCCTCCTGACAAAATAACCTCCTTTGTAGCTCTAACATGGTAGATTCTGCGTTCCTTCACGAACTCCACTCCGAACGCGACTTTAGTTACAGGATCAATCATAATCCTGGTAACATGTGAAAAAGTCGTTATGTGTAAATTCGGTCTTAGCCCAGCTGGTCTAAGAAAAGCCTTTGCCGTACTGCATCGACTTCCACGACGAGTTGTTCCCTGAGCAATCATGAAACCAGCTTGTTTCTCTCCATTCAAGTCGCGATTTTCGTAACCCATTTCAACTCCAGCTTCTACAAAAGATGCTGCCAATGGTGTGTGGAAAGGTGCCTCACCTACAGTCAAATAACCTCCAGTAGAGTGATATGGAGTGCTCGCTAGGTAAGGATTGGTATTGTCTtctgattttttaaagtaatacaAGGCATCTCGATATCCCCAACCTGGATTGCCTGCAGCTTCCCAATTGTCATAGTCGATTTTACTGCCTCGAAGATAAAGCATGTAATTAAGAACACTAGAGCCTCCAAGGACCTTTCCTCGTGGCCAATTGCAACGACCATTATTCATAGCTAAAcaaagaatgaaaaaataaattagcaaatgcttttaaaaaacacatatcAAAGTGTTACCTAAACAACTTTTCCCTGATGGTTCAGTTTTATATTTCCAATCCATTTTACTCAACTGCAAGTATCCAGCCATTAAAGGTACATCTGATATTTCTGTTTCATCGCCACCAGCTTCTATCAGCAGAACATTCCAATTCTCGACTTCTGTCAATCGATTAGCAACAACAGCTCCCGCTGAACCCGCCCCTATTATAATAAAATCATAATGATCCAAGATGACTTCGGAAGGAACAATTCTCGACTCGGGATCCATGATTTCTTCATATTGAAAATATGCTATGGCAGCTACTAACATTGGAATAAACCAACCGGCACTTGTAGCTGCACTTACAGCGCCACCTATAGCATTTGCTGCACCAACAATTGCACTACTCATTTTtatgtactaaaaaaaatggtttgtgTATGTGAACTAGAAGATGCGtggtttatattttaattttgtaaagctTTTCGGAACTATTTAATTGTTGTcttgactatttttttctaaacaaaaataactGGTTTGTGTCTTTGATGTTCAACAtgttgataaatgtggattctgaaacaaaacaaaaataaaatgtttattgctattcaaaagttttttagaAAGGCTAATGTTGACAAGTAAAATTTATTATGGTTGATAGTTTTTTAAACAATGTTGATGGTCAGAGAAATATACATAATTATTTGCTATAAATTATGGAATGTCAATTGAttatgaattttcttttttgagagTTAGTTATAGGATAATAtgaataattttatatatttttttttttttcaaatatgaaagtAGTTGATGTAGAATGTTATAAACATTTATTCTAAGAATTAAATAGAACCAATTTAAAATATACAGTTTAGGGATTCAATCATAAATTTGACAATGAATtgtaaaataatgtaaaaaaatactggtaaaatgctatctcaacttttttttttacgaatgcataacttgatatacagggtgtcccaaaagtaatggatcaaacaaaatatgctgataggagaacttaagggctctcagaatttggtaacttgttcatcccaaatccttacggttttcgatttaatgcaattcttgtgaaatttcgaaaaatccctactttgcaacagtattttgcttcctgcgcccattattgatttttgttttttaaaattcttttataaaaatattgccaaataataaggaacaataaattaatcaaaatattttttattccatacgccatttcgctgcaaattaactaacagtttcaagttttataaaaaatcaatttctaactttaattagagagcaacaccgcatacaaaatttgtacggtgtgagaatggtttattattttaaaaagttgccctgttattcgagttttaaaaaatgtataaaagttcgcaaagttgcagttagatcgcataatattacaatttgacttcaacaaaacagggtttttcagaacaaaaaacaaccatcaccctccagttttgagctgtgagtgcattttgtttgaatttttatgacttttttggagttttttgcatttttctcaaaactgaagggtgaccgggcaaaacggacttgaaaatcggattcagcggtcccaaaaacatatagaaagataggtctgcttactggtacatgaaacttttttttttgtgtgccgggtatgacagcgacatgtcgcgacagtgctagcacacaaaaaaaaaagttgtatgaaccagaaaccagacctatctttctatatgtttttgggaccgctgaatccgaatttcaagtccgttttccggtcaccctccagttttgagaaaagtgtaaaaaagatccCAAAAACtatacctttttttgagttttttgcatattactcaaaactggagggtgacagggccaaacggacttgaaattcggattcagcggtcccaaaaacatatagaaagataggtctggtttctggttcatgacactttttttttttgtgtgccggtgttttCATCTTGGTGGAAGCATTTTATTAGATAGATTCAGAGCATGAGTGAAATCGGCTAAAGCGATAGTCGATAGAGTTGATAGTCAATAAACGATCAATCATggagaaaaattgttgttttttgactatcaactatcgactatcGCGTTAGCCGATTTCACCCCAGTTaagtttacaaaataaaagtcGAAAAAGCTTAACGTCTAGGCACCTCTCTATGAGAAGTTCTGTCCCTTTTTATCCCTTTGGAAACGATTTCGGTATTTTTTCATCCGAGATTATCTAAAATATAAAGATTTCaaggaatttttaaacaattctgCAAGGTGTGacttaaaaaagtaaacacaCTTTTCTCGGAAACTACACGGcaatttttcgaatttcaacCCTATTGCGAAAATCCTAGTGGCCAGTCTTCAATTTTCAATGGAtattagtttatattttttaatgaaaatgggTTGAAAATTTactgcaaaaaaatttcaaacaattttacaCCAACACACAAATGCAGAAATTTCATTTAGGTAAAACTAAGTTAAAAggtcattaaaaataaacatggTAAAACTAAAGAACAATCGGGGTAAGACTGAAACTAATCTCTTGTTTTGTACTTAAATTTTCGAATATCTACCTGGATATACATCGTCtgaatatcttttttctttaaatagttaaaaaatataatcgGGTAAAAAATGGGCATACATCCGCTTGTAGTAAAACCATCCAGACATTTGCATTTAATATACATTTATGATAATAGATGTTGGTACTTTTACACGCCAACTAAACAGTAGCTTTTTAGCTTTCCCTGCCAACAAAGCAAACTAGCATCTAAATTAAACGACCTATTTAACCTTCgttgaattaatttttgcaaataaattacGTCAAACCATCTTTTGTATTCATCACTGTTTGTGCGCAGATCCAGTAGTGTCTGTGCAGTTGCAGTCCAAacatttcgtaatttttttttttttttttttttttcaaagagaaaaaaaaacagacctTAACGAATATTAAATGCCAAACTTGACTTGTTACATATTATTCTGTCAAGCTATAGGTGCAATACCTATAGTGATTGGTGtgcatatatatatattttttttcaatattggcAAGATACTTCCGTCAATCTATTCGCTTTTGGATCACGcatgaaatataaaattactATCACGAAACTTCAAGCATTGTGCGACTATATCTTATTGGCAAAtgttaaatgaattttaaatttcaatttttggctATACTTTGAGTTTTTTGGTCAAATCTTCCTTAAATAAAAGAAGCAAAATATGTCCAAGCAGTATTACGAGTTTCCCaacttttagtttaattaattatatttgctttaaTCTAGCACAGGTATTACTCGTTTGTTTTAAACAATATCATGGAAATATACCAACATTTGTGctttttgcaaaagttgtttCTGTATAAGTAaactttattactttttttaattttctttgatatatttaatttagagaattttagtttatattaatcTCTTGGCTTTGGAACACATTTactgtatatttttaaaatgttttgttgtgaaacaaaaatttaaaatcgtcaaAGCTCTtactataaaattttcaaatcgttttgttttttttttttcaaaaaaaccgattttcattaaaaatacctcGTTGGGCTTggacattatttattttttaatattactgAAAAATAACATGTTTTAGTTTAAGTATACTGTATAATATATGACTAAAACAAAAGTTTGTTAAGACAGAAACAACTTTTACAAGAAGTTGGTATTCCCACATCATgatgtgtttaaaaaacaaaaatgtagggCAAAGTTATAGATAAAGTTATAGATAATCAACAATTATTATAATTGTGAGCTTAAGAAACGTGCTAtaattgaacattttattatttttaattatgctaaattttcaacaatctttagtttttttttatattatcgacaaaaaaaaattaacatagaATATAGTAAATTCACATACATATTTTTGTCTAGAaccaacataaacaaaaaacttatctAAATTCAAAAAGAATCGAAAAATCAGGATTTGGCTTTCGACCAATTCGTTatcgtatgaaaaaaaaacaatatggcaacgcagcggtacaaactgctgggtcccCCATATAATATTATTCAGGTGACCTTCCTGGAAAATCTTGCagtggcattttttttttgttttgcgttTGCGATAAAAGTGTTAAAGGAAtcataaaaacagattttatattttgtacatTAAGCTAATCAACAAATTCAGCTTAAACATtgcaaaagatttaaaaaaaaaaagttttaattaccATCGCTATGCTACCGATatacaattttataaatgcattgGACTATTATCGCACAGCAGGTCGGCTAAAAACCTGTGTCCTATAAACTCGAATTTTGCATGGTCCCACTTAAAATAATCCAAAGACGACAAATCACATTTATCTATGTCGGAAGTCACCATcgcaccaaaaataaaataactcaaaaaaaatgtgttttttcttgcaatatAGCCGGTCGTAGCATGAGAAGTGTGGAACAGACCGAAAAAACGTTTAATTTTGGTGAAAGACCATGACGGTTACACCttacttattttttaagaaGTGTGAACCAACGTCATCACCAGTGGTAATTACACACCATACCTTTTGTGGATTGTCTATTGTTAGTTACATTTCACTCACCAATATCGATATGGCACAATTTTGCTACTTATTTCATATTCAAGAAGCCAatcatttttcaattaaaacttgcaaaaaattgAGTAAACCTCAATTTGATATATTTGCAAAAGATTTTACGGTTTAAGATTTCAGATAGTTTTGAAGGGAAACATACCTTCATATCCACAGctcttgaaaaaattaatttcagtttctaaatatttttatttaaacaaaaattttaatgaaaatggttttcaaaaaaccaaaaaaaaaattgaaaaaacgcGATGAATTTGTAAATTCGCACTTATCTAAACTTACTGGATTGAACTTGTTCAGCTGAATAATGCGAAGCAACTTTACTGACCTaagctaatattttttttttttttttttttcaaatcacccGCCCCAGTTTtggttgaatataaaaaatattatttaatgatTGCACTTATTAagtataatttattaattttaaatgaatttcgtcattgttgttttttttaacataaaaattaacTATTGATAATATTCTGAATTAAgttcaactgaaaaaaaaaattgtaaacaatcaTTTATTAC
This DNA window, taken from Episyrphus balteatus chromosome 2, idEpiBalt1.1, whole genome shotgun sequence, encodes the following:
- the LOC129911539 gene encoding glucose dehydrogenase [FAD, quinone] is translated as MSSAIVGAANAIGGAVSAATSAGWFIPMLVAAIAYFQYEEIMDPESRIVPSEVILDHYDFIIIGAGSAGAVVANRLTEVENWNVLLIEAGGDETEISDVPLMAGYLQLSKMDWKYKTEPSGKSCLAMNNGRCNWPRGKVLGGSSVLNYMLYLRGSKIDYDNWEAAGNPGWGYRDALYYFKKSEDNTNPYLASTPYHSTGGYLTVGEAPFHTPLAASFVEAGVEMGYENRDLNGEKQAGFMIAQGTTRRGSRCSTAKAFLRPAGLRPNLHITTFSHVTRIMIDPVTKVAFGVEFVKERRIYHVRATKEVILSGGSINSPQILMLSGIGQRKELAKHRIPVIKELSVGENMQDHIGLGGLTFLVNQPVSIVESRFHSVSTVLQYAVFGQGPLTILGGVEGLAFVNTKYANKSLDWPDIEFHFVSGSTNSDGGSQLRKAHGLTDKFYGTVFEKINNFDAWSIIPMLLRPRSTGSIKLRSGNPFDYPYIYPNYLSDDFDTKTLVEGVKIAVALSRTKSMQRFGSKISAIKWPGCLHIQMFTDEYWECMIRQYTVTIYHPVGTCKMGPYWDPDAVVDPQLRVYGIRGLRVIDASIMPKLVSANTNAPTIMIAEKGSDMIKEFWIKNSVI